The proteins below are encoded in one region of Myxococcales bacterium:
- a CDS encoding thioredoxin family protein gives MKKIEVFGTGCKKCVSTEESIRQMATKMDVPVDIQKVNDPVAIATRGIITTPAVMIDGKLVHKGGVPEDKDIAKWLSEV, from the coding sequence ATGAAAAAAATCGAAGTCTTCGGAACGGGTTGCAAAAAATGCGTGAGCACCGAAGAAAGTATTCGTCAAATGGCGACTAAGATGGATGTTCCTGTTGATATCCAGAAAGTAAATGACCCAGTCGCCATTGCTACTCGAGGTATTATCACAACGCCTGCCGTGATGATTGACGGTAAGCTTGTGCATAAAGGAGGCGTGCCTGAGGATAAAGACATCGCAAAATGGTTGTCTGAAGTCTAA
- a CDS encoding peroxiredoxin has protein sequence MSLQLGNTAPDFSAQSQQGTINFHSWAADNWVVLFSHPADYTPVCTTELGSVGRLQDEFKKRNTKTIALSVDPVDSHKGWIKDIEETQNITLSYPIIADEKQEVSKLYGMIHPDTNAKLTVRSVFFIDPSKKIRAIITYPPSTGRNFYEVLRVIDSLQLTDTYQVATPVDWKDGDDVVIAPSLQDPELLKEKFPKGYTEIKPYLRITPQPNR, from the coding sequence ATGAGTTTACAACTAGGAAATACGGCGCCGGACTTTTCGGCTCAAAGCCAACAAGGCACGATTAATTTTCATTCTTGGGCTGCCGATAACTGGGTCGTCCTGTTTTCGCACCCGGCAGATTACACGCCTGTGTGCACCACAGAGCTTGGCTCAGTAGGACGCTTGCAAGATGAGTTCAAAAAACGCAACACAAAAACCATTGCCCTAAGTGTCGATCCTGTCGATTCACACAAAGGCTGGATCAAAGACATCGAAGAGACTCAAAACATTACGCTTTCCTATCCTATCATCGCCGATGAGAAGCAAGAAGTCTCAAAGTTGTACGGGATGATTCACCCGGACACAAACGCAAAGCTAACCGTACGTTCTGTCTTCTTCATTGACCCAAGTAAGAAGATTCGCGCAATCATTACTTACCCGCCGAGCACCGGGCGAAACTTTTATGAAGTGTTGCGGGTGATTGATTCGTTGCAGCTCACCGACACCTATCAGGTCGCGACCCCAGTCGACTGGAAAGATGGCGACGACGTGGTAATTGCACCTTCGTTGCAAGATCCTGAGCTTCTTAAAGAGAAGTTTCCAAAAGGATACACTGAAATCAAACCCTACTTGCGAATTACGCCTCAACCAAATCGCTAA
- a CDS encoding replication-associated recombination protein A yields MSTLFQKLAQDTQQGIPLAEAMRPQSFDDILGQDHLLSKERAFRQAAEKGNLRSVILWGPPGCGKTTLARALATHTDAGFVDFSAVTQGVPRLREIIGKAQEDLEYRAKRTILFIDEIHRFNKGQQDALLPHVERGTVSLIGATTENPSFAINAALLSRSTVHLLHPLSEKDLLAILERALSDPKLSLSQSAVRFSKACLLRVAKAAAGDARRALQHLEALAHFAKDKKLSDITEAHIDETLGSIRYGHDKQGESHHNLTSALIKSMRGSDPDASIYWLMRMLEAGEDPLFIMRRMLIFASEDIGNAHPLALMVATSSDAILQRVGMPEGIFALSQCCLYLATAPKSNRCYQAFSHARELIKEHGPLPVPMHLRNAPTPLLKDLGYGSGYRYPHDEGGYAAGVEYLPEKLNGVHFYEPSENGYEAKIRESLQRLRNKEPK; encoded by the coding sequence ATGTCGACTTTGTTTCAAAAGCTAGCTCAGGACACGCAGCAGGGCATCCCCCTCGCTGAAGCCATGCGCCCGCAATCCTTTGATGACATCCTCGGACAGGACCATTTGCTGTCTAAAGAACGCGCCTTTCGACAAGCCGCCGAAAAAGGCAATCTGCGATCGGTGATTCTCTGGGGCCCGCCGGGTTGCGGGAAAACCACGCTCGCCCGCGCCTTAGCCACCCACACCGATGCCGGATTTGTCGATTTCAGTGCCGTCACTCAAGGCGTGCCACGCCTGCGCGAAATCATTGGCAAAGCCCAAGAAGATCTGGAATACCGCGCCAAGCGCACGATTTTATTTATCGACGAGATTCACCGTTTCAACAAAGGTCAGCAGGATGCACTGCTGCCACATGTTGAACGCGGCACAGTTTCTCTGATTGGTGCAACCACCGAAAACCCATCCTTTGCCATCAACGCTGCTCTTTTATCACGCTCCACCGTTCACCTCTTGCATCCACTTAGCGAGAAAGATTTACTTGCCATTCTTGAACGCGCGCTTTCCGATCCAAAACTAAGCCTCAGCCAGAGTGCTGTGCGCTTTTCAAAAGCTTGCCTTTTGCGTGTTGCCAAAGCTGCTGCAGGCGATGCACGTCGTGCACTGCAACATCTTGAAGCCTTAGCGCACTTTGCCAAAGATAAGAAGCTAAGCGACATCACCGAAGCGCATATTGACGAGACGCTTGGAAGCATTCGCTACGGCCACGACAAACAGGGCGAATCACATCACAACCTTACAAGCGCGCTTATCAAAAGCATGCGCGGCAGCGATCCCGATGCATCGATTTACTGGCTCATGCGCATGCTGGAAGCCGGGGAAGACCCACTTTTTATCATGCGACGCATGCTTATTTTTGCCAGCGAAGATATTGGAAATGCACATCCCTTGGCTCTGATGGTGGCAACTTCTTCGGATGCGATCCTGCAACGTGTCGGCATGCCCGAAGGAATCTTTGCGCTTTCGCAATGTTGTTTGTATCTCGCTACCGCTCCTAAATCCAACCGCTGTTATCAAGCCTTCAGCCACGCACGCGAGCTCATCAAAGAACACGGCCCACTGCCCGTGCCAATGCATCTACGCAACGCGCCCACGCCTTTGCTCAAAGACCTTGGCTATGGCAGCGGCTACCGTTATCCACATGATGAAGGCGGGTACGCAGCTGGAGTGGAATATCTGCCAGAAAAACTCAATGGAGTGCATTTCTACGAGCCTTCGGAGAATGGCTACGAAGCAAAAATCCGGGAAAGTCTTCAGCGGCTAAGGAACAAAGAGCCCAAATAG
- a CDS encoding class I SAM-dependent methyltransferase: MNQAQQMWQAFSEDKIVYRDHDIIVINKPENMPILAVSDGFPADVATRLKWALAEQSSAALDDIFLGVHQRLGQASSGLMVFSLSKEAQTSLSEQFEKRTVQERYRAVVALEANKKPFTGRVEQWLTRGKGGVTVVKAHRFASARKALCKINCVKQSAHHALLDIEIETEYSDPLRAVLASLGMPIVGDALCGAEAGCRLFLQAMELAFQHPISGKALRFELKEPADFESFFAKNTDTQFPKTDATELVLRAANRRWGIVKSQQSEKATEVFRLFNRDGDGDSRFALDVYKDWLVAHIYDVHDDSEINALLDCFDALGYRGVYKKVHVQKAHELADAVSAGLTPKQALRGHDAPEQFSVLEYGLPYTVRLGDGLGTGLYLDQRRSRKRVFELSRDKRVLNLFSHACAFGVAAGHGGATEVWHVDASKRLLEWGRDNVRLAGLGLEQQRFVTDDVFVFLKRLVRRSELFDVVILDPPTYSSVGKRRYSSKKDYIKLAEQCFSVLAPGGTLLACSNFSGMTLKEMSAKLRKAAGDAHRKISGMNPLPDPCDFPCAPLKASPYKVIEVRL, encoded by the coding sequence ATGAATCAAGCGCAGCAGATGTGGCAGGCCTTTAGCGAAGACAAGATCGTATACCGCGATCATGACATAATTGTCATTAATAAGCCTGAAAACATGCCAATTTTGGCAGTTTCTGATGGTTTTCCTGCCGATGTTGCCACTCGCCTCAAATGGGCGTTGGCCGAACAAAGTTCAGCTGCCCTCGACGATATCTTCCTCGGGGTGCATCAACGGCTCGGTCAGGCAAGCTCGGGTCTGATGGTGTTTAGCTTGAGCAAAGAAGCGCAGACTTCGTTGAGTGAGCAGTTTGAAAAACGCACCGTTCAAGAACGCTATCGTGCTGTGGTGGCTCTAGAGGCCAACAAAAAGCCTTTCACTGGCCGTGTTGAGCAATGGCTGACTCGCGGCAAAGGGGGCGTGACGGTGGTCAAAGCGCATCGTTTTGCTTCTGCAAGAAAGGCGCTGTGCAAGATAAATTGCGTTAAACAATCGGCTCATCATGCTTTGCTCGACATCGAGATCGAGACTGAATATAGCGATCCACTTCGCGCCGTACTGGCTTCTTTGGGCATGCCGATTGTGGGCGATGCGCTTTGTGGGGCTGAAGCTGGGTGCCGACTTTTTTTGCAGGCAATGGAGCTTGCGTTTCAGCATCCGATAAGCGGCAAAGCGCTGCGTTTTGAACTAAAAGAGCCTGCCGATTTTGAAAGTTTCTTCGCCAAAAACACTGATACTCAGTTTCCGAAGACAGATGCAACAGAGCTTGTATTGCGTGCTGCAAATCGACGATGGGGGATTGTCAAATCACAGCAAAGCGAAAAAGCAACTGAGGTGTTTCGCTTGTTCAATCGCGATGGCGACGGTGATTCACGTTTTGCGCTTGATGTTTATAAAGACTGGTTGGTGGCTCACATCTACGATGTTCATGATGATAGCGAGATCAATGCGCTCCTAGATTGTTTTGATGCTCTGGGTTATCGAGGTGTTTACAAAAAGGTTCATGTTCAAAAAGCACATGAGCTTGCCGATGCGGTGAGCGCTGGCCTGACGCCCAAGCAAGCTTTGCGAGGCCACGATGCCCCGGAGCAGTTTAGTGTTTTGGAATATGGGCTGCCTTATACGGTGCGGCTTGGAGACGGCTTGGGAACGGGCCTTTATCTGGATCAACGACGTAGCCGGAAGCGCGTCTTTGAGCTTAGTAGGGACAAGCGTGTGCTCAACCTTTTTTCGCATGCCTGTGCTTTCGGGGTGGCAGCAGGTCATGGTGGCGCCACGGAGGTTTGGCACGTCGATGCTTCAAAGCGTTTGCTGGAGTGGGGCAGGGATAACGTGCGCTTGGCTGGGCTTGGCTTGGAGCAACAGCGTTTTGTCACAGACGATGTGTTCGTTTTTCTCAAGCGCCTTGTGCGTCGCAGCGAGCTGTTTGATGTCGTGATTTTAGATCCGCCTACCTATTCATCGGTGGGCAAACGTCGTTATTCGTCCAAGAAGGATTACATAAAGCTTGCTGAGCAGTGTTTTTCCGTTCTCGCTCCGGGAGGAACGCTTTTGGCATGCAGTAACTTCAGTGGTATGACTTTAAAGGAGATGTCAGCCAAATTGCGCAAAGCTGCTGGCGATGCACATCGAAAGATTAGTGGAATGAATCCTTTGCCAGACCCTTGTGATTTTCCTTGTGCTCCGCTTAAGGCTTCGCCTTATAAAGTTATTGAAGTGAGACTCTAG
- a CDS encoding DEAD/DEAH box helicase family protein, translating to MADLVDAPARFQLRASGDIVEAEVRLRVAYNDLEFDVPVNGFPAPLAIQHSGRRPRVLRRDVGAEMMAVQKILDFGAEPNEADDALVLKDEDAIAFWTEGLATLPADWERLVPNDLTDVTVRNGTVVPQMRVSSGVDWLSLDMSFAADGVAVSEAELRACLEHGRHLVKLEDGSYAPVKVDEVGQVLERMAEIIASDSAGTKIPLAQAGRVQDLMRLVSEQKVTPTAKKLFGKLEDIGQIESVPKPRTVKASLRPYQKDGFSWLVFLHNMNTGGILADDMGLGKTVQAITLFAWLKAQAKGKISILVVAPTSVVPNWNKEIKKFAPGLKSVMWQGPDRHKLKKEAKEADIVITSYALLRRDEEFLEELKLDYAILDEAQHIKNPMSATSRAAKKLHSKRRLAMTGTPIENRLSEIWSIFDFVSPGLLGDLKTFEEKFAKPIDRGDEEAALKLRSVIHPFVMRRTKSEVAKDLPAKIEQEIVVPLAEEQSRLYKQILGEIRKSVLSEVEKKGVNKAQIQILAALTRLRQVACDPRLLKLTGDWEHDESGKLAALREIVSNAVSGGHRVLVFSQFVEMLKLIRAALDEDGVSYEYLDGSTKDRQERVERFNEDDSIPVFLVSLKAGGTGLNLTGADTVVHFDPWWNPAVEDQATDRAHRIGQTRVVNVYRLIASNTVEEKILELSAKKRELVSNVLSTEGSPMKGLTKADLDELFS from the coding sequence GTGGCCGATTTGGTTGACGCACCTGCTCGGTTTCAGCTGCGTGCCAGTGGCGACATCGTTGAAGCGGAAGTTCGCTTGCGAGTGGCTTACAATGATCTCGAGTTTGATGTGCCCGTCAATGGTTTTCCTGCGCCGTTGGCCATTCAGCACAGTGGTCGACGTCCACGTGTCTTGCGGCGTGATGTCGGTGCCGAGATGATGGCCGTGCAAAAAATACTCGATTTCGGAGCTGAACCAAACGAAGCCGATGATGCGCTCGTCCTCAAAGACGAAGATGCTATCGCGTTTTGGACCGAAGGTCTGGCTACACTTCCTGCGGACTGGGAACGTTTGGTTCCCAACGACTTGACCGATGTGACTGTGCGCAACGGCACTGTGGTACCGCAAATGCGAGTATCCAGTGGTGTCGATTGGCTTAGTCTGGACATGAGCTTTGCGGCTGATGGCGTCGCGGTAAGTGAAGCTGAGCTGCGTGCTTGTCTTGAGCATGGTCGACACTTGGTGAAGCTTGAAGACGGAAGCTATGCGCCAGTCAAAGTCGATGAAGTCGGACAGGTTCTCGAGCGCATGGCTGAAATCATTGCTTCGGATTCAGCCGGCACAAAAATTCCCCTTGCTCAGGCCGGGCGCGTTCAAGACTTGATGCGCTTGGTCAGCGAACAAAAAGTAACGCCTACAGCTAAAAAGCTTTTTGGAAAGCTGGAAGACATCGGTCAAATCGAGTCGGTACCTAAACCGCGTACAGTCAAAGCAAGCTTGCGTCCTTATCAGAAGGATGGATTCTCCTGGCTAGTGTTTCTTCATAATATGAACACGGGCGGCATTCTTGCCGATGACATGGGTCTTGGAAAAACCGTGCAAGCCATCACCTTGTTTGCTTGGCTCAAAGCTCAAGCTAAAGGTAAAATAAGCATTCTTGTGGTGGCTCCGACATCGGTCGTCCCCAACTGGAACAAGGAAATAAAAAAGTTTGCTCCGGGATTGAAATCAGTGATGTGGCAAGGTCCCGATCGTCACAAGCTTAAAAAAGAAGCCAAAGAAGCAGACATCGTAATTACCAGTTATGCTTTGCTAAGGCGTGATGAGGAGTTTTTGGAAGAACTCAAACTGGACTATGCCATTCTCGATGAGGCACAGCACATCAAAAACCCCATGAGTGCAACATCCCGTGCAGCGAAGAAGCTCCACAGTAAGCGTCGTTTGGCGATGACTGGCACCCCCATCGAAAATCGCCTTAGCGAGATTTGGTCTATCTTTGATTTTGTGTCACCTGGCTTGCTTGGTGACTTAAAAACCTTTGAAGAAAAATTCGCTAAGCCTATCGATCGCGGTGATGAAGAAGCCGCGCTGAAGCTTCGATCCGTGATTCATCCTTTTGTGATGCGTCGTACCAAGAGCGAAGTCGCCAAAGACCTTCCTGCGAAAATTGAACAGGAAATTGTGGTGCCTTTGGCTGAAGAGCAATCACGCTTGTACAAGCAAATCCTTGGCGAAATCCGCAAGAGCGTGCTTAGTGAAGTTGAAAAGAAGGGCGTAAACAAAGCTCAGATTCAGATCCTTGCAGCGCTAACGCGGTTGCGACAAGTTGCCTGTGACCCACGTTTGCTTAAACTTACGGGCGATTGGGAGCATGACGAAAGCGGCAAGTTGGCTGCGCTTCGTGAGATTGTGTCAAACGCAGTCTCGGGTGGTCATCGTGTGCTGGTCTTCAGTCAGTTTGTCGAAATGTTAAAGTTGATTCGCGCCGCACTCGATGAAGATGGTGTGAGCTACGAGTACTTGGATGGTTCAACCAAGGATCGACAAGAACGGGTTGAACGCTTCAACGAAGATGATTCGATTCCAGTGTTTTTGGTGTCTCTAAAGGCGGGTGGTACCGGTCTAAACCTGACTGGCGCCGATACGGTGGTGCATTTTGACCCCTGGTGGAATCCCGCGGTTGAAGATCAAGCCACGGATCGCGCACATCGCATTGGTCAAACTCGCGTTGTCAACGTCTATCGTCTGATTGCAAGCAACACAGTCGAAGAAAAGATTCTGGAACTTTCAGCTAAAAAACGGGAGTTGGTCTCCAACGTGCTAAGCACCGAAGGCAGTCCGATGAAGGGTCTAACGAAGGCCGATCTCGACGAGCTATTTAGCTGA
- a CDS encoding YkgJ family cysteine cluster protein — translation MTTFDCLTCGACCRTGSDGRILVPEQDIARWKASGETHVLKNLVPGHFGLMAFASKADGSCVHLGTTSCENACQIYDKRGTTCQEFQAGSWQCREFRRDFGIDS, via the coding sequence ATGACGACCTTCGATTGTCTGACATGTGGAGCATGCTGCCGCACCGGAAGCGATGGACGAATTCTGGTGCCCGAGCAGGACATTGCGCGCTGGAAAGCTTCTGGCGAGACACATGTTTTGAAAAACTTAGTGCCCGGTCACTTTGGCTTGATGGCTTTTGCAAGCAAAGCCGATGGCAGCTGCGTGCACTTAGGCACCACGAGTTGCGAAAACGCCTGTCAGATCTATGACAAACGCGGCACTACCTGCCAAGAATTTCAAGCCGGTAGTTGGCAATGCCGCGAATTTCGTCGCGATTTCGGTATCGACTCTTGA
- a CDS encoding 1-acyl-sn-glycerol-3-phosphate acyltransferase codes for MWSFIRLAARLALALPWTFACLFYFELRAFFSPKKTLALRDQYLRLWGRGILKLFAFRYRFILPETPLSGSFLLVANHRSAMDIPVLLAVFGGVLLSHHGVIAWPLFGFCARRVGTVFVNREDRHSGAKAIRAIKKRLDAGNTVIIFPEGTTFEGDEVRPFHTGALSAAKLSGVHILPVGICYDEGIAFTDRSFASYLKRIGRKKELAVTVNVGTPLEMTAPTTEIKARVHGEIQNLVHHARSIHSEVSGV; via the coding sequence ATGTGGTCCTTTATTCGTTTAGCAGCACGTCTTGCGCTGGCCCTACCATGGACCTTCGCTTGTCTATTTTATTTTGAACTTCGAGCGTTTTTTTCTCCAAAAAAGACCCTTGCCCTACGCGACCAGTACCTGCGCCTGTGGGGACGGGGTATTCTAAAACTGTTTGCCTTTCGCTATCGTTTTATTTTGCCTGAAACACCACTCAGCGGTTCGTTTCTGCTCGTAGCCAATCACCGGTCCGCGATGGACATCCCGGTACTTTTAGCTGTCTTCGGCGGAGTGCTTCTTTCACACCATGGCGTCATCGCTTGGCCCCTCTTTGGTTTTTGCGCAAGACGTGTGGGAACAGTTTTTGTAAACCGCGAAGATCGACATAGTGGCGCAAAAGCTATTCGAGCCATCAAGAAACGCTTGGATGCGGGAAACACTGTCATTATTTTTCCAGAAGGCACCACTTTTGAAGGAGATGAAGTACGGCCATTTCATACAGGTGCGCTCAGCGCGGCTAAACTCTCTGGAGTCCACATTCTTCCAGTAGGGATCTGCTACGATGAAGGCATAGCTTTTACAGATCGAAGCTTTGCGAGCTACCTAAAGCGTATTGGAAGGAAAAAAGAACTCGCTGTGACCGTCAACGTTGGTACTCCGCTTGAGATGACTGCTCCGACAACAGAAATCAAAGCTCGAGTGCACGGTGAAATTCAAAACTTAGTGCATCATGCACGCAGTATTCATTCAGAAGTGAGTGGGGTTTGA
- a CDS encoding tetratricopeptide repeat protein gives MKEQEKRFLCVHCDHSFFKTDDTQLRCPKCMRTHGIEPLSADKQTKKKAPWLWPSLGLVVVAIATAVFFFIAKPSDSSNWDKGSVPLEPLDTAKLHAFFVDKGVPDKAFVGAMASNAALKKASHDMLGKVSERKALVQSLLKQVGSLISEGRVRRFPWQGSRTLAISSAAATASLLNANEKELSLYPLELAVFVSALLREKGLSAMVVAFADDDQKRPPLDPSAKVGYYGVALHSDSKDSDSFSLYDLYLGERVTRDKQSFHVLNDVQVEAAMLSLKALLILQNEDDPKEALVLSEKALALYPRSASVRTVHGVIATAAGSLEGLKDIQAALELEPSAPRYDLLAAVLLAHGRFEEAMKQAALATEKGPKFAGGFATLAALYFQQGENEHGLAKLQEAEQIDPQYRALPMLWARYYMQQGNIDEAISKAYEAVQHDPGDWRMRLQYAQVLKAAGREDAALAQAQTILATANEKTKDLRRELIERIVGPITQGGANSDMDSDLTLGAKTGLQDQVDNTAGTSLLDDDLSLGSSSPSDEGPSFGKKSKSSPYGVSLR, from the coding sequence ATGAAAGAACAAGAAAAACGCTTTTTGTGTGTTCATTGCGATCACTCATTTTTTAAGACTGATGATACCCAGCTTCGCTGCCCAAAGTGTATGCGCACTCACGGGATTGAGCCTCTTTCCGCGGACAAGCAGACAAAGAAGAAAGCGCCTTGGCTATGGCCTTCACTCGGACTTGTGGTGGTTGCCATAGCGACTGCAGTGTTTTTCTTTATCGCAAAGCCTTCGGATTCAAGCAACTGGGATAAGGGCAGCGTGCCTTTGGAGCCACTTGATACTGCCAAGCTTCATGCTTTTTTTGTCGACAAGGGAGTGCCTGATAAAGCATTTGTGGGCGCAATGGCGTCGAATGCTGCACTCAAAAAAGCGAGCCATGACATGCTAGGTAAAGTTTCTGAGCGGAAAGCCTTGGTGCAATCACTTCTCAAACAAGTTGGCTCATTGATTTCGGAGGGCAGGGTACGACGCTTCCCTTGGCAAGGTAGCAGAACACTAGCCATTTCTTCTGCAGCAGCCACAGCATCGCTCCTCAACGCCAACGAGAAAGAGCTTTCTCTTTATCCTTTGGAGTTAGCCGTGTTTGTTTCAGCGCTGCTTCGAGAAAAAGGACTGAGCGCCATGGTTGTTGCTTTCGCCGATGACGATCAAAAGCGCCCGCCGCTCGATCCCAGTGCAAAGGTGGGCTATTACGGGGTTGCGCTTCACTCCGATTCAAAGGATAGTGATTCGTTTAGCCTGTATGACCTCTATCTAGGCGAGCGCGTCACACGCGATAAGCAATCCTTTCATGTACTCAATGATGTTCAAGTCGAAGCGGCAATGCTTAGTCTAAAAGCTCTTCTAATTTTGCAGAACGAGGATGATCCCAAAGAGGCCTTAGTATTATCCGAAAAAGCCTTGGCTTTATATCCACGTTCGGCCTCTGTGCGCACGGTGCATGGCGTCATCGCGACTGCGGCAGGTTCGTTGGAGGGGCTTAAGGATATTCAAGCTGCACTCGAACTTGAACCATCGGCGCCTCGATACGATTTGCTTGCAGCGGTGCTGCTTGCTCACGGTCGTTTTGAAGAAGCGATGAAACAAGCAGCGCTGGCAACTGAAAAAGGTCCAAAGTTTGCTGGAGGTTTTGCAACGCTTGCAGCTTTGTATTTTCAGCAAGGTGAGAATGAGCACGGCCTAGCCAAATTGCAGGAAGCTGAGCAGATTGATCCCCAGTACCGAGCGCTACCGATGCTATGGGCGCGTTATTACATGCAACAAGGCAACATCGATGAGGCGATTTCAAAAGCTTACGAAGCCGTGCAGCACGATCCCGGCGACTGGCGTATGCGCCTGCAATATGCACAAGTCCTTAAGGCAGCGGGTCGTGAAGATGCAGCTTTAGCCCAAGCGCAGACTATTCTCGCAACGGCCAACGAAAAAACAAAAGACCTTCGCCGAGAACTTATTGAACGCATCGTGGGACCCATCACGCAGGGTGGTGCCAATTCGGATATGGATTCCGATCTTACCCTGGGTGCTAAAACGGGGCTTCAGGATCAAGTCGATAATACCGCAGGCACTTCGCTTTTAGATGACGATCTTAGTTTAGGAAGCTCATCGCCAAGCGATGAAGGTCCGTCCTTCGGGAAAAAGAGCAAGTCATCGCCTTACGGAGTGTCTTTACGCTAG
- a CDS encoding nodulation protein NfeD: MHLAIAPTEAAAYNGAMNVSFAQLLRSIFFMPIARSIFLIACLTATVSATAQEQASTKQIYRPAPSKQAGKKDFTLTLPSHPKVVVVPIDETIELGIAAFLRRALKQHKDADLLILDINTLGGRVDAAIQMRDALLKASVPTLAFINPRAISAGALIALSCDLIVVTKGATIGAATPIRGDGAEQSKAVEEKMTSYMRTEMRATAEAKGRRGDLAEAMVDAEVEIKDVVQSGKLLTLDTDRALELGIAELQAESIDKALNIFGAKKAKVIRTRINWAERIARLLTGPMLSGLLMSIGMLALFIALYTQNFGIPIFIGFGALSLFFFGHLIVHLAGWEELALFTFGTVMLALEAFVIPGFGITGILGILAIVVSLALSLVGIDLEVSLGLGTLTRAFLRVFTSTGIALVAGVFIARWLPRTSFAKRLVLATTEDAGAGFTAATPASESLIGKQGKTLTTLRPAGKASIDGKRLDVVSEADFLDIEQHQSDQSHRK; encoded by the coding sequence GTGCATCTTGCAATTGCGCCTACCGAAGCAGCCGCATACAACGGAGCCATGAACGTTAGTTTTGCCCAGCTTCTGCGAAGCATCTTTTTCATGCCTATCGCGCGAAGCATATTCTTGATTGCATGCTTGACCGCGACCGTATCTGCCACGGCTCAAGAGCAAGCGAGCACCAAACAGATCTATCGACCCGCGCCAAGCAAACAAGCAGGGAAAAAAGATTTTACCTTGACCCTGCCCTCCCATCCCAAAGTCGTCGTCGTTCCCATCGATGAAACCATCGAGCTTGGCATCGCCGCTTTTTTGCGGCGCGCACTTAAACAGCACAAAGACGCAGACCTGTTGATATTAGACATCAACACATTAGGTGGCCGGGTGGATGCTGCAATACAAATGCGCGATGCTTTGCTTAAGGCGTCTGTCCCGACGCTTGCATTTATCAACCCACGGGCCATTAGCGCGGGCGCTCTGATTGCGCTTTCATGTGACCTCATTGTGGTTACAAAAGGCGCCACCATTGGTGCTGCGACACCAATTCGAGGAGATGGCGCCGAGCAATCCAAAGCGGTCGAAGAAAAAATGACTTCGTATATGCGCACTGAAATGCGCGCTACCGCTGAGGCCAAGGGCCGGCGTGGCGATTTAGCAGAAGCCATGGTCGATGCCGAAGTCGAAATCAAAGACGTGGTTCAATCAGGAAAACTTCTTACCCTTGATACCGATCGCGCTCTTGAACTAGGCATTGCCGAACTTCAAGCCGAGAGCATCGACAAAGCACTCAACATCTTCGGAGCAAAAAAAGCTAAAGTCATTCGCACGCGAATCAACTGGGCTGAACGTATTGCAAGACTGCTTACTGGTCCTATGCTTAGCGGCTTGCTTATGTCGATTGGCATGCTTGCCTTGTTCATTGCACTGTACACACAGAACTTTGGCATTCCTATTTTCATCGGCTTTGGCGCTCTATCGCTTTTCTTCTTCGGTCATCTCATTGTGCACCTGGCAGGCTGGGAGGAACTCGCTCTCTTTACCTTCGGCACGGTAATGTTAGCACTTGAAGCTTTTGTCATTCCCGGCTTTGGCATCACCGGTATCCTAGGCATTCTCGCAATCGTTGTAAGTCTCGCGCTGTCTTTGGTGGGCATAGATCTTGAAGTATCTTTGGGACTAGGCACTCTAACTCGTGCTTTCTTACGCGTTTTTACGTCGACTGGAATCGCACTCGTTGCCGGCGTTTTCATTGCTCGCTGGCTACCACGCACCAGCTTTGCAAAGCGCTTGGTGCTCGCCACAACCGAAGATGCTGGTGCTGGGTTTACCGCTGCCACTCCTGCCTCTGAAAGCTTGATCGGCAAACAAGGTAAAACGCTCACCACGCTTCGGCCGGCCGGCAAGGCATCCATCGATGGCAAGCGGCTTGATGTGGTAAGTGAAGCTGATTTTCTCGACATTGAACAACATCAAAGTGATCAAAGTCACAGGAAGTAA